In Desulfobulbus oralis, one DNA window encodes the following:
- a CDS encoding putative Ig domain-containing protein, translating to MYYSGVGESTMRDESGNDRYHLQRMTFGTAGSVTRIDDRDGKGSVWLNGQLVRGEDLRIVSDTVRQTADGGYTLTKAGNTLYVTMGGQKGHVEILHWQDGDLGISFQGGETPPEPPKPVNHEPVLSSPLADAAGKAGEDFSYVLAAGAFSDPDGDELSYSASLADGSALPSWLSFDAASRTFSGRPGAAGTWEVKVVASDGEFSVSDVFRLSVAAAPVNHEPVLSSPLADAAGKAGEDFSYVLAAGAFSDPDGDELSYSASLADGSALPSWLSFDAASRTFSGRPGAAGTWEVKVVASDGEYSVSDVFRLSVAAAPVNHEPVLSTPLADAAGKAGEDFSYVLAAGAFSDPDGDELSYSASLADGSALPSWLSFDAASRTFSGRPGAAGTWEVKVVASDGEFSVSDVFRLSVAAAPVNHEPVLSSPLADAAGKAGEDFSYVLAAGAFSDPDGDELSYSASLADGSALPSWLSFDAASRTFSGRPGAAGTWEVKVVASDGEYSVSDVFRLSVAAAPVNHEPVLSSPLADAAGKAGEDFSYVLAAGAFSDPDGDELSYSASLADGSALPSWLSFDAASRTFSGRPGAAGTWDVKVVASDGEYSVSDVFTVTVEAGAAASVIRGTNSSDVLKGTAAGEILFGLAGNDTLDPGGGRDLAQGMAGNDNYVFSKGYGHDTLFDNYYEWDGAGSSFAGVDKRYHAGNDTLIMRDLSREQVVMRLSGDDLEIGIKEEGKAFSGLSDVLTIKNWRNPNNRIETIRFTDGDITAQNLTGYLTFGDEGQNFTWTESAADLSLGSGNDTITTGNYGDTVITGSGANKVFTSGGNDSIHVSAGASGSIVQGGVGNDSYSYGRAGGRVSLFDNYSEWDGAESSFAGVDKRYHAGNDTLIMRDLSREQVVMRLSGDDLEIGIKEEGKAFSGLSDVLTIKNWKNANNRIETIQFTDARVTIANLSLETSDMGDSLSWTDSAVRVTGGSGNDTITTGNYGDTVITGSGANKVFTAGGNDSIHVSAGASGSIVQGGVGNDSYSYGRAGGRVSLFDNYSEWDGAESSFAGVDKRYHAGNDTLIMRDLSREQVVMRLSGDDLEIGIKEEGKAFSGLSDVLTIKNWKNANNRIETIQFTDARVTIANLSLETSDMGDSLSWTDSAVRVTGGSGNDVITTGNYGDTVITGSGANKVFTSGGNDSIHVSAGASGSIVQGGVGNDSYSYGRAGGRVSLFDNYSEWDGAESSFAGVDKRYHAGNDTLIMRDLSREQVVMRLSGDDLEIGIKEEGKAFSGLSDVLTIKNWRNANNRIETIRFTDGDITAQNLTGYLTFGDEGQNFTWTESAADLSLGSGNDVITTGNYGDTVITGSGANKVFTAGGNDSIHVSAGASGSIVQGGAGNDSYSYGRAGGRVSLFDNYSEWDGAESSFAGVDKRYHAGNDTLIMRDLSREQVVMRLSGDDLEIGIKEEGKAFSGLSDVLTIKNWRNPNNRIETIRFTDGDITAQNLTGYLTFGDEGQNFTWTESAADLSLGSGNDTITTGNYGDTVITGSGANKVFTAGGNDSIHVSAGASGSIVQGGAGNDSYSYGRAGGRVSLFDNYSEWDGAESSFAGVDKRYHAGNDTLIMRDLSREQVVMRFSEDDLEIGIKEEGKAFSGLSDVLTIKNWKNPNNRIETIQFTDARVTIANLSLETSDMGDSLSWTDSAVRVTGGSGNDTITTGNYGDTVITGSGANKVFTAGGNDSIHVSAGASGSIVQGGAGNDSYSYGRAGGRVSLFDNYSEWDGAESSFAGVDKRYHAGNDTLIMRDLSREQVVMRLSEGDLEIGIKEEGKAFSGLSDVLTIKNWRNPNNRIETIQFTDGDITAQNLSQYLSSDGKALNLSGARDASGSGADAGRAAMLSTDRKAPFVLAEAAEPLKGLQGLGDSGPKGARLCLDSPEAGGSGDAQKAPLHLSGSVFTALSEAGPPADSLFVANATGSALDDRDCILYNTTAGALRHGLDAANAGAAIQLSGADEREKPRVNELFAVC from the coding sequence GTGTACTACAGCGGCGTTGGCGAATCGACCATGAGGGACGAGAGCGGCAATGACCGCTACCATCTGCAAAGGATGACGTTTGGGACAGCCGGTTCGGTGACCCGGATAGATGACCGGGACGGCAAGGGGAGTGTATGGCTGAACGGGCAGTTGGTCAGAGGCGAAGATCTGAGGATTGTGTCCGATACAGTCCGCCAGACAGCGGATGGCGGCTACACGCTGACCAAAGCCGGCAACACGCTGTATGTGACCATGGGTGGCCAAAAGGGACATGTGGAGATTCTGCACTGGCAGGATGGGGATCTGGGGATAAGTTTTCAGGGTGGTGAAACGCCGCCAGAGCCTCCGAAACCTGTCAACCACGAGCCGGTGCTGTCTTCTCCGCTTGCGGATGCTGCGGGCAAGGCTGGGGAGGACTTCAGCTATGTGCTGGCGGCCGGGGCCTTCAGCGATCCGGACGGCGATGAGCTTTCGTACAGCGCGAGTCTGGCGGACGGTTCGGCGCTGCCCTCCTGGCTGAGCTTCGATGCGGCGAGCCGGACCTTCAGCGGCAGGCCGGGCGCGGCCGGAACCTGGGAGGTGAAAGTCGTGGCCTCTGACGGGGAGTTCAGCGTATCTGATGTGTTCAGGCTGAGCGTGGCGGCAGCACCTGTCAACCACGAGCCGGTGCTGTCTTCTCCGCTTGCGGATGCTGCGGGCAAGGCCGGGGAAGACTTCAGCTATGTGCTGGCGGCCGGGGCCTTCAGCGATCCGGACGGCGATGAGCTTTCGTACAGCGCGAGTCTGGCGGACGGTTCGGCGCTGCCCTCCTGGCTGAGCTTCGATGCGGCGAGCCGGACCTTCAGCGGCAGGCCGGGCGCGGCCGGAACCTGGGAGGTGAAAGTCGTGGCCTCTGACGGGGAGTACAGCGTATCTGATGTGTTCAGGCTGAGCGTGGCGGCAGCACCTGTCAACCACGAGCCAGTGCTGTCCACCCCGCTTGCGGATGCTGCGGGCAAGGCTGGGGAAGACTTCAGCTATGTGCTGGCGGCCGGGGCCTTCAGCGATCCGGACGGCGATGAGCTTTCGTACAGCGCGAGTCTGGCGGACGGTTCGGCGCTGCCCTCCTGGCTGAGCTTCGATGCGGCGAGCCGGACCTTCAGCGGCAGGCCGGGCGCGGCCGGAACCTGGGAGGTGAAAGTCGTGGCCTCTGACGGGGAGTTCAGCGTGTCTGATGTGTTCAGGCTGAGCGTGGCGGCAGCACCTGTCAACCACGAGCCGGTGTTGTCTTCTCCGCTTGCGGATGCTGCGGGCAAGGCTGGGGAAGACTTCAGCTATGTGCTGGCGGCCGGGGCCTTCAGCGATCCGGACGGCGATGAGCTTTCGTACAGCGCGAGTCTGGCGGACGGTTCGGCGCTGCCCTCCTGGCTGAGCTTCGATGCGGCGAGCCGGACCTTCAGCGGCAGGCCGGGCGCGGCCGGAACCTGGGAGGTGAAAGTCGTGGCCTCTGACGGGGAGTACAGCGTGTCTGATGTGTTCAGGCTGAGCGTGGCGGCAGCACCTGTCAACCACGAGCCGGTGCTGTCTTCTCCGCTTGCGGATGCTGCGGGCAAGGCTGGGGAGGACTTCAGCTATGTGCTGGCGGCCGGGGCCTTCAGCGATCCGGACGGCGATGAGCTTTCGTACAGCGCGAGTCTGGCGGACGGTTCGGCGCTGCCCTCCTGGCTGAGCTTCGATGCGGCGAGCCGGACCTTCAGCGGCAGGCCGGGCGCGGCCGGAACCTGGGATGTGAAAGTCGTGGCCTCTGACGGCGAGTACAGCGTGTCTGATGTGTTTACTGTAACGGTTGAGGCAGGTGCTGCGGCAAGCGTTATCCGGGGCACGAACAGCAGCGATGTTCTGAAGGGCACGGCTGCCGGAGAGATCCTGTTTGGCCTGGCGGGGAATGATACGCTGGATCCTGGCGGGGGCCGTGACCTGGCCCAGGGGATGGCTGGCAATGACAACTATGTATTTTCAAAAGGTTATGGTCATGACACCCTCTTTGACAACTACTATGAGTGGGACGGTGCCGGGTCGAGCTTTGCCGGAGTGGACAAGCGGTACCATGCGGGCAACGACACGCTCATCATGCGGGATCTGAGTCGTGAGCAGGTTGTGATGCGGCTTTCTGGTGATGACCTCGAGATCGGCATTAAAGAGGAGGGCAAGGCCTTTTCCGGGCTTTCTGATGTGCTGACCATCAAAAACTGGCGGAACCCCAACAACCGCATCGAGACGATCCGGTTTACGGACGGCGACATCACCGCCCAGAACCTGACCGGCTACCTGACATTCGGCGACGAAGGGCAGAACTTCACCTGGACGGAGAGTGCGGCAGATCTCAGTCTGGGCTCTGGCAACGATACCATCACCACCGGCAACTATGGGGACACGGTTATCACCGGCAGCGGGGCGAACAAAGTGTTTACCTCTGGCGGCAATGACAGCATTCATGTCTCTGCCGGGGCTTCCGGTTCGATTGTTCAGGGCGGAGTGGGCAACGACAGCTACAGCTATGGCAGGGCCGGCGGCCGGGTGAGTCTCTTTGACAACTACTCTGAGTGGGACGGCGCCGAGTCGAGCTTTGCCGGAGTGGACAAGCGGTACCATGCGGGCAATGACACGCTCATCATGCGGGATCTGAGTCGTGAGCAGGTTGTGATGCGGCTTTCTGGTGATGACCTCGAGATCGGCATTAAAGAGGAGGGCAAGGCCTTTTCCGGGCTTTCTGATGTGCTGACCATCAAAAATTGGAAGAACGCCAACAACCGCATCGAGACGATCCAGTTTACGGATGCCAGGGTGACGATTGCCAACCTGAGCCTCGAGACCAGCGATATGGGCGACAGCCTGTCCTGGACAGACAGCGCGGTGCGTGTCACAGGCGGCTCTGGCAACGATACCATCACCACCGGCAACTATGGGGACACGGTTATCACCGGCAGCGGGGCGAACAAAGTGTTTACCGCTGGCGGCAACGACAGCATTCATGTCTCTGCCGGGGCTTCCGGTTCGATTGTTCAGGGCGGAGTGGGCAATGACAGCTACAGCTATGGCAGGGCCGGCGGCCGGGTGAGTCTCTTTGACAACTACTCTGAGTGGGACGGCGCGGAGTCGAGCTTTGCCGGAGTGGACAAGCGGTACCATGCGGGCAACGACACGCTCATCATGCGGGATCTGAGTCGTGAGCAGGTTGTGATGCGGCTTTCTGGTGATGACCTTGAGATCGGCATTAAAGAGGAGGGCAAGGCCTTTTCCGGGCTTTCTGATGTGCTGACCATCAAAAACTGGAAGAACGCCAACAACCGCATCGAGACGATCCAGTTTACGGATGCCAGGGTGACGATTGCCAACCTGAGCCTCGAGACCAGCGATATGGGCGACAGCCTGTCCTGGACAGACAGCGCGGTGCGTGTCACAGGCGGCTCTGGCAACGATGTCATCACCACCGGCAACTATGGGGATACGGTTATCACCGGCAGCGGGGCGAACAAAGTGTTTACCTCTGGCGGCAACGACAGCATTCATGTCTCTGCCGGGGCTTCCGGTTCGATTGTTCAGGGCGGAGTGGGCAACGACAGCTACAGCTATGGCAGGGCCGGCGGCCGGGTGAGTCTCTTTGACAACTACTCTGAGTGGGACGGCGCCGAGTCGAGCTTTGCCGGAGTGGACAAGCGGTACCATGCGGGCAACGACACGCTCATCATGCGGGATCTGAGTCGTGAGCAGGTTGTGATGCGGCTTTCTGGTGATGACCTCGAGATCGGCATTAAAGAGGAGGGCAAGGCCTTTTCCGGGCTTTCTGATGTGTTGACCATCAAAAACTGGCGGAACGCCAACAACCGCATCGAGACGATCCGGTTTACGGACGGCGACATCACCGCCCAGAACCTGACCGGCTACCTGACATTCGGCGACGAAGGGCAGAACTTCACCTGGACGGAGAGTGCGGCAGATCTCAGTCTGGGCTCTGGCAACGATGTCATCACCACCGGCAACTATGGGGATACGGTTATCACTGGCAGCGGGGCGAACAAAGTGTTTACCGCTGGCGGCAACGACAGCATTCATGTCTCTGCCGGGGCTTCCGGTTCGATTGTTCAGGGAGGAGCGGGCAATGACAGCTACAGCTATGGCAGGGCCGGCGGCCGGGTGAGTCTCTTTGACAACTACTCTGAGTGGGACGGCGCCGAGTCGAGCTTTGCCGGAGTGGACAAGCGGTACCATGCGGGCAACGACACGCTCATTATGCGGGATCTGAGTCGTGAGCAGGTTGTGATGCGGCTTTCTGGTGATGACCTCGAGATCGGCATTAAAGAGGAGGGCAAGGCCTTTTCCGGGCTTTCTGATGTGTTGACCATCAAAAACTGGCGGAACCCCAACAACCGCATCGAGACGATCCGGTTTACGGACGGCGACATCACCGCCCAGAACCTGACCGGCTACCTGACATTCGGCGACGAAGGTCAGAACTTCACCTGGACGGAGAGTGCGGCAGATCTCAGTCTGGGCTCTGGCAACGATACCATCACCACCGGCAACTATGGGGACACGGTTATCACCGGCAGCGGGGCGAACAAAGTGTTTACCGCTGGCGGCAACGACAGCATTCATGTCTCTGCCGGGGCTTCGGGTTCGATTGTTCAGGGCGGAGCGGGCAATGACAGCTACAGCTATGGCAGGGCCGGCGGCCGGGTGAGTCTCTTTGACAACTACTCTGAGTGGGACGGCGCGGAGTCGAGCTTTGCCGGAGTGGACAAACGGTACCATGCGGGCAACGACACGCTCATCATGCGGGATCTGAGTCGTGAGCAGGTTGTGATGCGGTTTTCGGAGGATGACCTCGAGATCGGCATTAAAGAGGAGGGCAAGGCCTTTTCCGGGCTTTCTGATGTGCTGACCATCAAAAACTGGAAGAACCCCAACAACCGCATCGAGACGATCCAGTTTACGGATGCCAGGGTGACGATTGCCAACCTGAGCCTCGAGACCAGCGATATGGGCGACAGCCTGTCCTGGACAGACAGCGCGGTGCGTGTCACAGGCGGCTCTGGCAACGATACCATCACCACCGGCAACTATGGGGATACGGTTATCACCGGCAGCGGGGCGAACAAAGTGTTTACCGCTGGCGGCAACGACAGCATTCATGTCTCTGCCGGGGCTTCCGGTTCGATTGTTCAGGGCGGAGCGGGCAACGACAGCTACAGCTATGGCAGGGCCGGCGGCCGGGTGAGTCTCTTTGACAACTACTCTGAGTGGGACGGCGCCGAGTCGAGCTTTGCCGGAGTGGACAAGCGGTACCATGCGGGCAACGACACGCTCATCATGCGGGATCTGAGTCGTGAGCAGGTTGTGATGCGGCTTTCGGAGGGTGACCTCGAGATCGGCATTAAAGAGGAGGGCAAGGCCTTTTCCGGGCTTTCTGATGTGCTGACCATCAAAAACTGGCGGAACCCCAACAACCGCATCGAGACGATCCAGTTTACGGACGGCGACATCACCGCCCAGAACCTGAGCCAGTATCTGAGCTCTGACGGAAAAGCCCTGAACCTGAGTGGAGCCAGGGATGCATCCGGGAGCGGTGCGGATGCGGGACGAGCGGCCATGCTCTCCACTGACCGCAAGGCGCCCTTTGTCCTGGCAGAGGCAGCGGAGCCTCTGAAGGGTCTCCAGGGGCTGGGGGACTCCGGACCGAAGGGGGCGCGCCTGTGTCTGGACAGTCCGGAGGCCGGAGGGTCTGGGGATGCGCAAAAAGCCCCTCTGCATCTGAGCGGGTCGGTGTTCACGGCCCTTTCTGAAGCGGGCCCGCCTGCAGACAGCCTTTTTGTGGCCAATGCCACAGGCTCTGCCCTGGATGACCGGGACTGCATCCTCTACAACACCACGGCAGGGGCGCTTCGTCACGGCCTGGACGCTGCAAACGCAGGAGCTGCGATCCAGCTCTCCGGAGCGGATGAGCGGGAGAAGCCCAGGGTCAACGAGCTGTTTGCCGTTTGCTGA